A DNA window from Pseudobutyrivibrio xylanivorans contains the following coding sequences:
- a CDS encoding putative quinol monooxygenase: MMSITVNLRYKGTDGAAKRFAEEMTKSGTVEKIRNEAGNLRYEYYQSFDDPETILLIDSWENQESIDVHHASPMMQTIMDLREKYDLHMTVERYVSDKSMPNKDADFIRK, from the coding sequence ATGATGAGCATTACAGTCAATTTACGTTATAAAGGAACAGATGGTGCTGCAAAAAGATTTGCAGAGGAAATGACAAAAAGCGGAACTGTTGAAAAAATACGAAATGAGGCAGGAAATCTCAGGTATGAGTATTATCAGTCATTCGATGACCCTGAGACAATCCTTTTGATAGATAGTTGGGAAAATCAGGAGTCTATTGATGTCCATCATGCTTCACCTATGATGCAAACAATAATGGACCTTCGGGAAAAATATGATCTTCATATGACGGTGGAAAGATACGTATCTGATAAAAGCATGCCAAACAAGGACGCTGATTTTATAAGAAAATAA
- a CDS encoding TetR/AcrR family transcriptional regulator has protein sequence MAVELKETIDKRREEIMDACEKLYETMGFQSINIKIISTETSFSRPSIYNYFQTKEEIFLGLLTREYMKWNEDLKNIIGRNSDMDKDSLAEALATSMEERKTLLKISAMNLYEIEENSRQELLVDYKRTFKNSIELFDECLKKHLKMSNQKSEQIRYAFFPYMYGIYPYSYPTDKQISAMDEVKLSHMDTTIYEMTYQFLKLIL, from the coding sequence ATGGCAGTAGAGCTTAAAGAGACAATTGATAAAAGAAGAGAGGAAATAATGGATGCTTGCGAAAAGCTTTATGAAACAATGGGTTTTCAAAGCATTAACATTAAAATAATCAGTACTGAGACCAGCTTTTCCAGACCTTCCATATACAATTATTTCCAGACTAAGGAAGAAATCTTTTTAGGACTTTTGACCCGTGAATATATGAAGTGGAATGAAGATCTTAAAAACATTATCGGAAGAAACTCTGATATGGATAAAGATTCCTTGGCGGAAGCATTAGCAACATCTATGGAAGAACGTAAGACACTTCTGAAAATTTCTGCCATGAATCTGTATGAGATAGAGGAAAACAGCAGGCAAGAGCTTCTTGTTGACTACAAGAGAACTTTCAAGAATTCGATAGAACTTTTTGATGAATGCTTAAAAAAACACCTTAAGATGTCCAATCAAAAGAGCGAGCAGATACGATATGCATTCTTCCCATATATGTATGGAATCTATCCATACTCATATCCTACAGATAAACAGATATCTGCAATGGATGAGGTAAAGCTCTCTCATATGGATACGACAATTTATGAAATGACTTATCAGTTTTTAAAGCTGATCTTATGA
- a CDS encoding aldo/keto reductase — protein sequence MTKALPKIALGAWAWGNDGTFGGSLTADSLKPIFDAAMNNGLNLWDTAYVYGMGTSEKTLGSFLKGLPRDSYIISDKLTPQCMDYSSITPVEDMLDIEYKMLGIDSMDIYWVHNPLDAPKWITEVAKHFEGKDNVPVIGVSNHNLAEIKEADRILKEHGLRLGAVQNHYSLLNRSSEDSGIVDYCKENGIQFWAYMVLEQGALSGKYDTKHPMPAGSGRAETYNPVLDKLEIMNAKLMEVADKHDVAPAQIPVAWAIAKGALPIIGVTKVNHVEDAVKACNVELTQDEIAMLENTADSLELNLIRMWEKKME from the coding sequence ATGGGGCAATGATGGAACATTTGGCGGAAGCTTAACAGCTGATTCTCTTAAACCTATATTTGATGCTGCTATGAATAATGGACTTAATCTCTGGGATACAGCATATGTATATGGTATGGGAACATCGGAAAAGACTTTGGGAAGCTTTCTAAAAGGTCTTCCAAGAGATTCATATATCATATCAGACAAATTAACCCCTCAGTGTATGGATTATTCTTCCATAACACCAGTTGAGGATATGCTGGATATTGAATATAAGATGCTGGGCATTGACAGTATGGATATATACTGGGTGCATAATCCTTTAGATGCACCAAAGTGGATTACAGAAGTAGCAAAGCACTTTGAGGGTAAAGATAACGTTCCTGTAATAGGTGTTTCAAATCATAATCTTGCTGAGATAAAGGAAGCTGACAGAATCTTAAAAGAGCATGGTCTTAGACTTGGTGCAGTACAGAATCACTACAGTTTATTAAACAGATCATCAGAGGATTCTGGTATCGTTGATTATTGCAAAGAGAATGGCATTCAGTTCTGGGCATACATGGTTCTTGAACAGGGAGCTCTTTCAGGAAAATATGATACTAAGCATCCGATGCCTGCGGGCTCGGGAAGGGCAGAGACTTATAATCCTGTACTTGATAAACTTGAGATTATGAATGCAAAGCTTATGGAAGTAGCAGATAAACATGATGTAGCACCAGCACAGATTCCTGTGGCATGGGCAATTGCAAAAGGTGCATTGCCTATTATTGGAGTAACAAAGGTTAATCATGTTGAGGATGCTGTGAAAGCATGTAATGTTGAATTGACACAGGATGAAATAGCAATGCTTGAGAATACAGCAGATAGTCTAGAGCTTAATCTTATCCGCATGTGGGAAAAAAAGATGGAATAA
- a CDS encoding flavin reductase family protein — MKKNIGATLALYPSPVIVVGAMVDGKPNWTLVAHAGTVAHSHLMVSMVQAHYTNKGIRENKMFSVNVVDESWLKEADRMGVISGNKEDKSDAFKYTVGENGAPLIDDAKVSIECEMDYNYELENFDNFIGKILATYADESVLNEAGKINYHVFKPVLFEFPTYEYFVTGEKVGNCAKMNL; from the coding sequence ATGAAGAAGAATATTGGAGCAACACTTGCATTATATCCATCACCTGTAATCGTTGTAGGAGCAATGGTTGATGGCAAACCTAATTGGACACTTGTAGCACATGCTGGAACAGTGGCACATAGTCACCTTATGGTTTCCATGGTTCAGGCACACTACACAAATAAGGGTATCCGTGAGAACAAAATGTTTTCAGTAAATGTGGTAGACGAATCTTGGCTTAAGGAAGCTGACAGAATGGGAGTCATCTCAGGAAATAAGGAAGATAAGTCGGATGCATTTAAATATACCGTTGGAGAAAATGGTGCCCCACTTATTGACGATGCAAAGGTATCCATTGAGTGTGAGATGGATTATAACTACGAACTTGAGAATTTTGATAATTTCATCGGAAAGATTCTTGCTACTTACGCAGATGAATCTGTCTTAAACGAGGCAGGTAAGATTAATTATCACGTATTTAAGCCTGTGCTCTTTGAGTTCCCTACTTATGAATATTTTGTAACAGGTGAAAAAGTTGGTAACTGTGCAAAGATGAATCTGTGA